The following proteins come from a genomic window of bacterium:
- a CDS encoding dolichyl-diphosphooligosaccharide--protein glycosyltransferase subunit STT3 → MNKKTVDFIFFALCIAVNLYVRYIPSCMPQLKENISGQLSIRGAPEDNRGDLTDKKYEYPLKNYIDENGDRYFFDVDSYQYLLRTKNVLINGFPGDIKKDGDAYDSFTLAPVGNKISNARFLFYLSAFCFRFCSLFADNLSLQNFLFFVPVFYALVFVAIVYFAARTFYSPVSSFLTGLYIGLNGMLAVRTSAGRYDYDALNLILPFSSIWFFYLSIRNRDNNLKSRSFAFISALLAGLFAFSWSGWWFSFLIIVFYGFFLIANNIFLSRRDRIGRNKDNMKLAVLLTIVISGGFAAAFLLTGFNPVCLIVNSLRETIGLVISSKMSFYPSVFYTVSELEKTEALQVINSSGGIWGVALSFAGFLLLLKEKKDDKSFDFFLLMFIWLVFMWFASLSGVRFVVFFVVALGFFFGFFAEKVVSLCFRDKGIAKNLMWTAAAFLVLLVSTGTVIRAYGMVTKVYPCVDDDLQETLLWIKSDTASDAIINCWWDYGDLYKAVSERRVIFDGQNQNDIVAYWFARALLSDEKEARNILRMLNNASYCAYEKINSITKDSFESHVILNDLIKADNDERRKMLEGHGFTNEDTANILNYLNEDPGSAYLVLEKGLLAKMPFISYIGNWNFGRLYIIRNIEKENSDLISYLVKNFNMPFSEAEAEVIKIKEGSVGKGYDELSQPCLFYSTPAKGTEKEGVVFFENGLVYNVKAKQVKLYNAGKGGYTVPELVFVSEGKRKIRLSGIADGESPGRKAYWIYRKDRDYFSVVLDEPLINTLFSEAMFLDGNNLEYFKKVYCDRGSGLCIYRIKW, encoded by the coding sequence ATGAATAAGAAAACAGTTGATTTTATTTTTTTTGCCTTATGTATAGCGGTGAATTTATATGTCAGGTATATCCCTTCCTGTATGCCGCAGCTTAAGGAAAACATTTCAGGGCAGCTGTCCATACGGGGGGCGCCGGAAGATAATCGCGGAGATCTAACGGATAAAAAATATGAATATCCGCTTAAAAACTATATTGACGAAAACGGCGACAGGTATTTCTTTGACGTAGACTCATACCAGTACCTGTTGCGGACAAAAAACGTCCTGATTAACGGATTCCCCGGGGATATAAAGAAAGACGGGGACGCGTATGACAGTTTTACGCTGGCGCCTGTTGGCAATAAGATATCGAATGCGCGGTTTCTTTTTTATTTGAGCGCGTTTTGTTTCAGGTTTTGTTCTTTGTTTGCGGATAATCTGTCGCTGCAGAATTTTCTCTTTTTCGTGCCGGTTTTCTATGCCTTGGTCTTCGTGGCGATCGTTTATTTTGCCGCGAGAACGTTTTATTCGCCGGTCAGTTCTTTTTTAACCGGTCTTTATATAGGGTTGAACGGGATGCTGGCTGTCAGGACATCCGCGGGCCGGTATGATTATGACGCGCTTAATCTTATCCTTCCTTTTTCCTCAATCTGGTTCTTTTATCTTTCGATAAGGAACAGGGATAATAACTTAAAAAGCCGGTCGTTTGCTTTTATAAGCGCACTGTTGGCCGGCCTATTCGCTTTTTCATGGTCCGGGTGGTGGTTTTCCTTTTTAATAATTGTTTTTTACGGGTTTTTCCTTATAGCCAACAATATTTTTCTTTCCCGCAGAGACCGTATCGGCAGAAACAAAGATAATATGAAGTTAGCTGTTTTATTAACAATTGTAATCTCAGGTGGTTTTGCCGCGGCTTTTCTTTTGACGGGTTTTAATCCTGTCTGTCTTATCGTAAACAGCCTGAGAGAAACGATAGGACTCGTTATTTCTTCAAAAATGTCTTTTTATCCGTCGGTGTTTTATACGGTCAGCGAGCTTGAGAAAACAGAAGCGTTGCAGGTGATAAATTCATCGGGCGGGATATGGGGGGTTGCTCTTTCTTTCGCGGGATTTTTATTATTGTTAAAAGAAAAAAAGGATGACAAATCATTTGATTTTTTTCTTCTGATGTTCATATGGCTGGTGTTTATGTGGTTTGCCTCTTTGTCGGGTGTGCGTTTTGTTGTATTTTTTGTAGTGGCTTTAGGTTTTTTCTTCGGTTTTTTCGCGGAAAAAGTTGTCAGTTTGTGTTTCCGGGACAAGGGGATTGCGAAAAACCTTATGTGGACGGCAGCGGCTTTTCTGGTTTTACTTGTTTCGACGGGAACTGTTATCAGGGCATATGGGATGGTTACAAAAGTTTATCCGTGCGTCGATGATGACCTGCAGGAAACCCTGCTCTGGATAAAAAGCGATACCGCAAGCGATGCAATAATCAATTGTTGGTGGGATTACGGAGATTTGTATAAAGCCGTTTCGGAAAGAAGGGTTATATTTGACGGCCAGAATCAAAATGATATTGTTGCCTACTGGTTTGCAAGAGCGCTGCTTTCGGATGAAAAGGAAGCCAGAAATATACTGCGGATGCTTAATAACGCTTCATATTGCGCGTACGAAAAGATTAATTCGATAACAAAGGACTCTTTTGAAAGCCATGTCATTTTAAATGATTTGATCAAAGCGGACAATGATGAGAGGAGAAAGATGTTAGAGGGTCATGGATTTACAAACGAAGATACCGCAAATATATTAAACTACCTGAATGAAGATCCCGGCAGCGCGTATCTGGTTCTGGAGAAGGGTTTACTGGCTAAGATGCCTTTTATATCCTACATAGGCAATTGGAATTTCGGAAGGCTTTATATAATCAGGAATATTGAAAAAGAGAATAGTGACCTGATATCCTATCTTGTTAAAAATTTTAATATGCCGTTTAGCGAAGCTGAAGCGGAAGTTATAAAAATAAAAGAAGGATCTGTCGGAAAGGGATACGATGAGCTGTCGCAGCCTTGCCTGTTCTATTCAACACCTGCGAAAGGAACGGAGAAAGAGGGCGTTGTGTTTTTCGAAAACGGCCTGGTCTATAATGTGAAAGCAAAACAGGTAAAGCTGTATAATGCGGGAAAAGGCGGTTATACGGTTCCGGAACTTGTATTTGTCAGCGAAGGTAAAAGAAAGATCAGGCTTTCAGGAATTGCAGACGGGGAAAGTCCCGGACGGAAGGCATATTGGATATACAGAAAAGACAGGGATTATTTTTCTGTCGTTCTGGATGAGCCTTTAATCAACACGTTGTTTTCGGAAGCAATGTTTCTTGACGGGAATAATCTCGAATATTTCAAAAAAGTTTATTGTGACCGCGGAAGCGGACTTTGTATCTACAGAATAAAATGGTGA
- the aroC gene encoding chorismate synthase, which produces MLKFLSAGESHGKCLTGILDGFPAGITIDTKFINTELAKRQSGFGRGGRMRIECDRITINSGVRKKITIGSPISFCIRNKDFSINSLPEIHNVRPGHADLAGLLKYSRDDARDILERASARETAVRVAAGAFCKLLLSELSISVFSHVVCIGSTSADCSKLTLEEIKERQKISPLRCADLNAEKKMQKEIKGAFSSGDSLGGCCEIIAVNVPVGLGSHTQWDRKLDALIARAMMSINAIKCVSIGSGDSSYKLKGSRAHDEILFSKDNYSRAGGYYRKTNNAGGIEGGISNGEPISVKIFMKPIPTLAKPLNTINVKTHKITKASKERSDCCAVPSAGIIGESMLSFVLADEIIKKFGGDSIAEIKNNFNEYIIRLGCR; this is translated from the coding sequence ATGTTGAAATTTCTTTCTGCGGGCGAATCCCACGGGAAATGTCTTACCGGAATCCTTGACGGCTTCCCCGCCGGCATAACAATCGATACAAAATTTATCAACACCGAGCTTGCCAAAAGGCAGTCAGGATTCGGCCGGGGCGGGAGAATGCGCATAGAATGCGACAGGATTACAATCAATTCCGGTGTCAGAAAAAAAATCACGATAGGCTCCCCGATTTCGTTTTGCATAAGGAATAAGGATTTTTCGATAAACTCACTGCCTGAAATACATAATGTGCGGCCGGGACACGCCGATTTGGCCGGTTTGCTCAAATATTCCCGGGATGATGCCAGAGATATTCTTGAGCGCGCCAGCGCGCGGGAAACCGCAGTGAGAGTGGCGGCCGGCGCTTTCTGCAAACTGTTATTGTCCGAATTATCCATCAGCGTCTTCAGCCATGTGGTATGTATCGGAAGTACAAGCGCGGACTGCTCGAAACTAACACTGGAAGAAATCAAAGAGAGGCAAAAAATATCTCCGCTTAGATGCGCTGACCTTAATGCCGAAAAGAAAATGCAGAAAGAAATCAAAGGGGCGTTCAGTTCAGGGGATAGCCTGGGCGGCTGCTGTGAGATAATTGCCGTGAATGTCCCTGTGGGTCTGGGAAGCCACACCCAGTGGGACAGAAAACTCGATGCTTTAATTGCCCGGGCCATGATGTCTATAAATGCCATAAAATGCGTTTCCATCGGCAGCGGCGACAGTTCATATAAATTAAAAGGGTCTCGCGCTCATGATGAAATTCTTTTCTCAAAAGATAACTATTCAAGAGCGGGCGGATATTACAGGAAAACCAACAATGCGGGGGGCATAGAAGGCGGAATATCAAACGGCGAACCCATATCCGTTAAAATTTTTATGAAGCCGATTCCGACTTTGGCAAAACCCCTTAATACAATAAATGTTAAAACTCATAAGATTACAAAAGCTTCTAAAGAGAGGTCCGACTGCTGTGCCGTTCCTTCCGCGGGTATCATCGGAGAATCCATGCTGTCTTTTGTCCTGGCAGATGAAATTATCAAAAAATTCGGCGGAGACTCCATTGCCGAAATAAAAAATAATTTCAACGAATACATCATCCGCCTGGGGTGCAGATGA
- a CDS encoding shikimate kinase, whose translation MNIVLFGFMASGKSTVAKILSKKLNMKYIEMDDEIEKEANMSIPEIFNKKGEKYFRNLEKTLSKKLSGSENLIISTGGGVVLDEENIKNLGKNGITFSLIVSPEKVIKRTEKSTHRPLLNTSDKKKQIGKLLQQRKTYYEKADYIVDTNNLSPETVADTIIEKLNRTS comes from the coding sequence ATGAATATAGTGTTATTCGGTTTCATGGCTTCGGGAAAATCAACGGTTGCGAAAATCCTGTCCAAAAAATTAAACATGAAGTATATAGAAATGGATGATGAGATTGAAAAAGAAGCCAACATGTCCATCCCGGAAATTTTTAATAAAAAAGGCGAAAAATATTTCAGAAACCTTGAGAAAACACTGTCAAAAAAACTATCCGGTTCCGAGAATTTAATTATATCTACGGGCGGAGGAGTTGTGCTGGACGAAGAAAATATAAAAAATTTAGGAAAAAACGGGATAACCTTTTCTCTTATAGTCTCACCGGAAAAAGTTATTAAGAGAACGGAAAAAAGCACTCACAGGCCGCTGTTAAACACATCTGACAAGAAAAAACAGATCGGCAAACTCCTTCAACAGAGAAAAACTTATTACGAAAAAGCTGATTACATCGTGGACACAAATAATCTTTCTCCGGAAACCGTTGCGGACACAATAATAGAAAAACTCAACAGGACATCCTGA
- a CDS encoding extracellular solute-binding protein, translating into MSKIVINFWLMPNADFDTLGILQKEISKFEQQNRNIHIEPTIIPWAHAWDRLMNYYKHQDELAPPDVIQIGTTWVPSLTYLGVLRDMRDFFDYSITEDIIEPLKNVPKSPNTDMILCIPWFSDIRLLYFRKDILKKFGFGVADISDFESFRNVCMTIQNSIKSDNDIMAYKLSGHPETIFIHDIAPWLWGTGGNFLSSDLKRIAFDKPEARNAFKWYFRLVNDLFAGTEGKYGIIPPGTFFSGRYAMEINGKSPFYNLANLKHSDFSPEVVENYDLTQVPKGPKGSFPFVGGSCLAMPRLCRYPEEASEWIRYLISPESQLRHCYIIGAFPSRTSLLKEFFKGHEQYHEAITTALKNGITFLYTPYSSLVGSLEKIITAFTDRVLLQIRTGKFSEKAVDEEITKAAAEANYITSIHS; encoded by the coding sequence ATGTCTAAAATAGTTATAAATTTCTGGCTTATGCCGAATGCGGATTTCGATACACTGGGCATCCTGCAGAAGGAAATATCGAAGTTCGAGCAGCAAAACCGGAATATCCATATTGAACCCACGATTATTCCCTGGGCACATGCATGGGACAGGCTTATGAATTATTATAAGCACCAGGATGAATTGGCGCCTCCTGATGTGATTCAGATAGGGACAACATGGGTTCCAAGCCTTACATACCTGGGAGTATTAAGGGACATGAGAGATTTCTTCGATTATTCGATAACCGAGGATATTATCGAACCGCTAAAAAATGTTCCCAAGTCGCCAAATACCGATATGATTCTTTGTATCCCATGGTTTTCCGACATAAGGCTTCTCTATTTCAGAAAAGACATACTGAAAAAGTTCGGTTTCGGCGTAGCCGATATCAGCGACTTTGAATCTTTCAGAAATGTATGCATGACAATACAAAACAGCATAAAATCCGACAATGATATTATGGCTTATAAGCTGTCGGGACATCCCGAAACCATCTTTATCCATGATATCGCCCCGTGGTTGTGGGGAACGGGAGGCAATTTCCTTTCCTCCGACCTGAAGAGAATAGCTTTTGATAAACCCGAAGCAAGAAACGCTTTCAAATGGTATTTCCGACTGGTAAATGACCTGTTTGCCGGAACGGAAGGGAAGTACGGGATAATCCCGCCCGGAACATTTTTCTCAGGCAGATACGCGATGGAGATAAACGGAAAATCTCCGTTTTACAATTTAGCAAACTTAAAGCACTCTGATTTTTCTCCCGAGGTAGTTGAAAATTACGACCTGACGCAGGTTCCAAAGGGCCCGAAAGGGAGTTTTCCTTTTGTAGGCGGGAGCTGCCTTGCAATGCCCAGATTATGCCGTTATCCGGAAGAAGCATCCGAATGGATAAGATATCTGATTTCGCCGGAATCCCAGCTCAGGCACTGTTATATAATAGGAGCATTCCCTTCCCGGACATCCCTTTTGAAAGAATTCTTTAAAGGTCATGAACAATACCATGAAGCTATAACTACCGCGCTTAAAAACGGTATAACGTTTTTATATACGCCGTATTCATCTCTTGTCGGTTCTCTTGAAAAAATAATAACCGCATTCACCGACAGGGTGCTGCTGCAGATCCGAACCGGGAAATTTTCCGAAAAAGCCGTTGATGAGGAAATAACCAAAGCGGCGGCGGAAGCCAATTACATAACATCAATACATAGTTAG
- a CDS encoding sensor domain-containing diguanylate cyclase, giving the protein MPENAGKKRKKINTAPSSVVFSKESIHLISQDRDTDSLFTHALLLLGRSLGKIEATIFAWDKHENILRCQKVLFMGVIQEGAELIALTKEMPLWQLVTGTTDIVIDRGRHKSACFALRFKNEFLGMVRVSLLTGTSLTQNIISQIHTFCMELAISLKNLTLFLQNEIHMRQLKGSFEITSNIVKSIYLNKLLGLVVKSIVKNLGFDRVRLYLVNKDEKLLKGEISYDMRGETTSLEKECYSLEHGIHPFVDMVLQFPDRETAVEFHDRVVYVPLHVKDQVVGILVVDNILSQEKISSDEIQTIKSFAGQIAMAVENARLFEKVQELSITDGLTRLFIIRHFKARLETELYRCKRYGDVLTLFILDVDNFKSVNDTYGHPNGDAVLQSIAKNIKENLRKTDFACRYGGDEFMVCLPNLKSQDTIEFGKRVLNSILLTAPIVNGARIPVTLSIGASCFPENSEDIEEIIKQADRALYKAKNQGKNQICIWTPDLR; this is encoded by the coding sequence ATGCCAGAGAACGCCGGAAAAAAGAGAAAAAAGATAAACACAGCCCCTTCAAGTGTTGTTTTTTCGAAAGAATCCATTCATCTTATAAGCCAGGACAGGGATACGGATTCTTTATTCACTCATGCGCTTTTACTGCTGGGAAGGTCACTCGGAAAAATCGAGGCGACAATATTCGCATGGGACAAACATGAAAATATTCTGCGCTGCCAGAAAGTTCTTTTTATGGGGGTTATACAGGAAGGGGCCGAACTTATCGCCCTGACAAAAGAAATGCCCCTTTGGCAGCTTGTAACCGGCACAACCGATATTGTAATCGACAGGGGCCGGCATAAAAGCGCCTGCTTTGCGTTAAGGTTTAAAAATGAATTTCTCGGAATGGTCCGGGTTTCACTCCTGACCGGAACCAGCCTCACTCAGAATATAATCTCACAAATTCACACATTCTGCATGGAACTTGCCATTTCCCTGAAGAACCTTACCCTGTTTCTTCAAAACGAAATTCACATGCGGCAACTTAAAGGTTCTTTCGAAATAACTTCCAATATTGTAAAAAGCATCTATTTAAATAAACTCCTGGGGCTTGTGGTAAAAAGCATAGTCAAAAACCTCGGTTTTGACAGGGTGCGCCTTTACCTCGTAAATAAAGATGAGAAATTATTAAAAGGCGAAATATCCTACGATATGAGAGGAGAAACAACTTCCCTGGAAAAAGAATGTTACTCTCTTGAACACGGTATCCATCCCTTTGTAGATATGGTTTTACAATTTCCGGACAGGGAAACGGCTGTTGAGTTTCATGACAGGGTCGTCTATGTGCCTCTTCACGTTAAAGACCAGGTTGTGGGGATCCTGGTTGTAGATAATATACTGAGCCAGGAAAAAATCAGTTCCGATGAAATACAAACAATAAAATCATTTGCCGGCCAAATTGCCATGGCAGTAGAAAATGCGCGGCTTTTTGAAAAAGTTCAGGAGTTGTCCATAACCGACGGCCTGACAAGATTATTTATTATAAGGCATTTTAAAGCCCGGCTCGAAACCGAACTTTACAGGTGCAAGAGATACGGCGATGTGTTGACATTATTTATTCTGGACGTAGATAATTTTAAATCCGTCAATGATACATACGGGCATCCCAACGGGGATGCTGTCCTTCAGTCCATAGCAAAAAATATAAAAGAAAACCTGAGGAAAACCGATTTTGCCTGCAGATACGGGGGAGATGAATTCATGGTCTGCCTTCCAAATCTTAAATCACAAGATACAATTGAGTTCGGAAAACGGGTTTTAAATTCCATTCTTCTAACCGCTCCCATTGTTAACGGCGCAAGGATTCCCGTAACACTCAGCATAGGAGCATCCTGTTTCCCTGAAAATTCCGAAGACATCGAAGAAATTATAAAGCAGGCTGACAGAGCCCTGTATAAGGCAAAAAATCAGGGAAAGAACCAAATTTGCATATGGACGCCGGATCTGCGGTAA
- a CDS encoding prepilin peptidase, which translates to MSPFFFWSVIYFILGLIMGSFLNVCIYRMPRGLSIIAPPSHCPECNSRILWYDNIPVVSYLFLKGRCRQCCKPIPPLYLIVEVLTAILFLSAYLFSYTVPAVMFKIVLFSVLVLASFIDIKHFVIPDESNLIGFIFAVSMSILFPYLQGRDIWYLALGDSLLGAFAGFATLGFVSFAGSRLLKKDAMGFGDVKFIAMIGAFTGWEMVLLTIMTASFIGAVLGGALMLFKTRNLKGRIPFGPYLAAGAVISVLFGKAIISWYFSFCGIS; encoded by the coding sequence ATGAGCCCGTTTTTTTTCTGGTCTGTAATATATTTTATTCTGGGACTTATAATGGGAAGTTTTCTGAATGTCTGCATTTACAGGATGCCCAGGGGACTTTCGATAATAGCGCCCCCGTCTCACTGCCCCGAGTGCAATTCAAGGATATTATGGTACGATAACATACCCGTCGTAAGCTATTTGTTTCTGAAGGGAAGGTGCAGGCAGTGCTGCAAACCGATTCCCCCCCTTTACCTGATAGTCGAAGTTCTTACGGCGATCCTCTTCCTGTCGGCATATCTGTTTTCATATACTGTTCCGGCGGTAATGTTCAAAATTGTATTATTTTCGGTCCTGGTGCTTGCCTCTTTTATCGATATAAAACATTTTGTCATCCCCGATGAATCTAATCTGATAGGCTTTATTTTTGCCGTATCGATGTCCATATTATTCCCTTATCTCCAGGGCCGTGATATATGGTATCTGGCTCTGGGGGATTCTTTGCTGGGGGCTTTTGCGGGTTTTGCGACATTGGGATTCGTATCGTTTGCGGGTTCCAGGCTGCTGAAAAAGGATGCAATGGGTTTTGGGGATGTTAAGTTTATCGCAATGATAGGCGCTTTCACCGGCTGGGAGATGGTATTGCTTACGATTATGACAGCGTCTTTTATCGGGGCGGTTTTGGGCGGGGCGCTTATGCTTTTCAAAACCAGGAACCTGAAAGGGAGAATACCGTTCGGGCCTTATCTGGCGGCAGGGGCTGTCATATCGGTTCTCTTCGGAAAGGCCATTATCAGCTGGTATTTTTCTTTTTGCGGGATATCGTAG
- a CDS encoding shikimate dehydrogenase has translation MKVLLIGHPLGHSASGIFQNAGFSALGMDVSYENCDIGPGELDNKINEIRKSDQYLGCNITIPYKTDIIKLLDEIDDSGLAGITGAVNTVVRRQDGRLCGYNTDVTGFREAAKRKLKIDFAGKNILIVGAGGAGRAVVAAVGLSLEVDKPSGVVIADIDLPKAARIEAEAGMPGIDFAAKSADDIDKEIQKADLIINATPLGTGKDTRTPINTDLLHKGQYLFDVVYNPVETVLLKKAKGKGVICCNGLSMLFYQGWHAFRLWIEEYNVRSGLKLRPDNAVHDRMKDALKKHFGVDEL, from the coding sequence ATGAAGGTATTGCTTATAGGTCATCCTCTGGGACATTCCGCCTCCGGGATTTTCCAGAATGCCGGTTTTAGTGCTCTCGGCATGGATGTTTCCTATGAGAATTGCGATATTGGTCCCGGGGAATTGGATAATAAAATCAATGAAATCAGGAAATCCGACCAATATCTTGGCTGTAATATTACAATTCCTTATAAAACCGATATTATCAAATTATTGGATGAGATTGATGACAGCGGTCTTGCCGGGATAACAGGCGCGGTTAATACTGTTGTTCGCAGACAGGATGGCCGATTATGCGGTTATAATACGGATGTGACAGGTTTTAGGGAAGCGGCGAAAAGAAAGCTGAAAATTGATTTTGCCGGTAAGAACATTTTAATAGTCGGCGCCGGGGGGGCAGGAAGGGCGGTTGTTGCCGCGGTAGGATTATCTTTGGAAGTTGATAAACCCTCAGGTGTTGTAATAGCGGATATTGATTTGCCTAAAGCTGCCCGGATAGAAGCTGAAGCAGGGATGCCCGGCATTGATTTTGCCGCGAAAAGCGCGGATGATATTGATAAAGAGATACAAAAAGCCGACCTTATCATAAATGCCACTCCTCTTGGGACGGGGAAAGACACAAGGACCCCAATCAATACGGATTTGCTGCATAAAGGCCAGTATTTATTTGATGTAGTTTATAATCCCGTTGAGACGGTTTTGCTGAAAAAAGCTAAAGGAAAAGGTGTTATCTGCTGTAACGGCCTTTCAATGCTTTTTTATCAGGGATGGCATGCGTTCAGGCTCTGGATAGAAGAATATAACGTCCGGTCAGGACTAAAACTGCGTCCGGATAATGCCGTTCATGATAGGATGAAAGATGCTTTAAAAAAACATTTCGGTGTTGATGAATTATGA
- a CDS encoding 2-isopropylmalate synthase yields MIKRNGNEKVIIYDTTLRDGEQSPGASMNIKEKLEVAKQLLRLNVDAIEAGFPIASPGDFEAVKLISSEIKGPVISGLARSLPKDIDVAYESLKKAKRRRIHVFLATSKIHMRYKLKKAGEEILSQAVDAVKYAKKMCDDIEFSPEDASRTEPEFLARVVRAVIKAGATTVNIPDTVGYAIPMEFGGLIKYIFSHVDNIDKAVVSVHCHNDLGLAVANSLEAVVNGARQVECTVNGIGERAGNCSLEEIVMGIKTRRDIFKCSTGVDTTEIMKASRLVTRVTGIVVQPNKAIVGENAFAHEAGIHQDGVLKERKTYEIMSPQDVGVEKSKLVLGKHSGRHAFKERVKELGFDLSEPDAEKAFERFKVLCDKKKTVYDDDLIAIVTDEIAEVREVFRLRTLDISYKTGSTPEVTVILDKEKIKITRRSSGDGPVDAIYKAIDKITGINGLLLDYSIHSVTSGKDAIGEVLVRVDFGNGRIVNGRGASTDVVEASAKAYLNAVNKLISGRVSVKTGRLI; encoded by the coding sequence ATGATAAAAAGAAACGGTAACGAGAAAGTAATAATTTATGATACCACGCTCAGGGATGGAGAGCAGTCGCCCGGGGCAAGCATGAACATAAAAGAGAAGCTTGAAGTTGCAAAACAGCTTCTCAGGCTTAATGTTGATGCGATAGAAGCGGGTTTCCCGATAGCTTCTCCCGGTGATTTTGAAGCCGTGAAGCTTATTTCATCGGAGATAAAGGGCCCGGTTATTTCGGGCCTTGCGAGGTCTCTGCCTAAAGATATAGATGTGGCCTATGAATCTCTGAAAAAAGCCAAAAGAAGAAGAATCCATGTTTTTCTCGCGACTTCCAAGATACATATGAGGTACAAGCTCAAGAAAGCCGGGGAAGAAATACTTTCTCAGGCTGTTGATGCGGTGAAGTATGCGAAAAAAATGTGCGATGATATAGAATTTTCGCCTGAGGATGCGTCAAGGACCGAACCTGAATTCCTTGCAAGGGTTGTAAGAGCGGTGATAAAGGCGGGAGCCACCACCGTTAACATACCCGATACCGTCGGATATGCCATACCCATGGAATTCGGCGGTCTTATCAAATATATATTTTCTCATGTGGATAATATAGATAAGGCGGTAGTAAGTGTCCATTGCCATAATGATCTCGGGCTTGCTGTCGCTAATTCTCTTGAAGCCGTTGTTAATGGCGCCAGACAGGTTGAATGCACCGTTAACGGGATAGGCGAGAGGGCAGGAAATTGTTCACTCGAAGAAATCGTGATGGGAATTAAAACAAGGCGCGATATCTTTAAGTGCAGCACCGGTGTGGACACTACGGAAATAATGAAAGCGAGCCGTCTGGTCACTCGCGTTACGGGTATTGTCGTCCAGCCGAACAAAGCTATAGTGGGGGAAAATGCTTTTGCCCATGAGGCGGGGATACATCAGGATGGCGTACTTAAGGAAAGAAAGACTTATGAAATAATGTCTCCTCAGGATGTCGGTGTCGAAAAAAGCAAACTTGTGCTTGGAAAACATTCCGGCCGGCATGCGTTTAAGGAAAGGGTGAAAGAACTCGGTTTTGACCTCAGTGAGCCGGATGCCGAAAAAGCGTTTGAAAGGTTCAAAGTGCTCTGCGACAAGAAAAAAACCGTTTATGATGATGACCTTATTGCGATAGTAACCGACGAAATAGCGGAGGTCAGAGAGGTTTTCAGGCTTCGCACGCTTGACATAAGCTATAAAACAGGAAGCACTCCCGAGGTTACTGTTATTCTCGACAAGGAAAAAATAAAAATAACAAGAAGATCATCGGGTGACGGCCCTGTGGACGCAATATACAAAGCTATAGATAAGATTACAGGAATAAATGGGTTACTGCTTGATTACAGTATTCATTCGGTGACTTCCGGTAAAGATGCTATAGGAGAAGTTCTGGTGAGAGTAGATTTCGGAAACGGTCGTATCGTTAACGGACGCGGCGCCAGCACGGATGTTGTTGAAGCAAGCGCGAAAGCATATCTTAATGCGGTTAATAAGTTGATATCCGGCAGGGTTTCCGTAAAAACCGGAAGGCTTATATAA